The Elaeis guineensis isolate ETL-2024a chromosome 5, EG11, whole genome shotgun sequence DNA segment AACCGATTGACTAAGTGCCAACTCAAGCACTAAACAGTGTGATTTTTGGTGTGACAAGATCTAGTCTTGTCTGATATATGACAAAGTTGCACCAAATACCCATCGAGACACCATCATTCAGCAGTTAAAAACTGAAAATAATGAAGTcactattttttttaacaaagaTGAGGTAACAGGGTTTTAGATCAGAAGATTAAATTATCTAACATCAAGCACTACACAAAATAGGACATTATGATAAAAGTTAGAGAACAaaaagatacatcaatatataaacagaagaaaattaattaaaaatcatattgagaataccaaaagaaaaaaggaaCTAGATCTACTAGTATTGTCTGAAAGTCAAATTGAGACGTCCAGGCCGCAGTTTTGTCTCCTCAATGAGCCTCTTTGGTGCTGTGTTTGGATGAATACATGAAACTCCATGATATATAAGCCTGGAAATGCCACCAAACATCAAGACATCTCCAGATTCAAGCACTACTTTTTCAGCATTATCTGCATCTCTTTCTACCCCATATAAGAATTCAGCAGAGTCgcccaaagaaaaagaaataacagGCAACCCTTTATGAAGGCTCTTTTTACTCTCATCTCTGTCCTGCATGGAAGAAAAAATTGCATCGAATGAATGAAATTGCAAAAACCAATTTCCACAAATGCACAGAAGGTTTCACGTCAGTGAAAAAAAAGAATCTAAACCGCTAGTAACATGCAGGTGCAGTAATACTTTATATGAGAAGAATTATGattgtcatataaaattttataaggatAGAGCAAGTAAAACTAAGTTTCAGAATTGTAACAGCTGCATATCAAGAAATAGGtatagcatattcaataacttgaAAAGGCTAATAGAAGCTCCAGataaatatattctaaaaaaCAGGTTCATCAATAAATGTCCAGGATAAAACAATGCAGAGAGATGAAATCTGCCGTGGTGGTGCTTAAGTGAATTTGTTAAATTGTAATGCAGGAGAAGTGATGCACAGACTTGTAAAGATAATTTCAAGTAAGACCCATACATTAAAATAAACTAAAGAAAATGATTTGGCAActaaatacataaatatatacatatacacacatatatacatactcaGTAGACATCAAATGGCCCATCAACTTCACCTATTATGATAGGTTAGCTCAGCATTTATGGAATATAATTCCTGTTCATGTCCTCCGAAATgttgaaaaggaaaagaaaaacatcatcaagaaaaatttattcacaaacatttaaaaaaataagaggtTTGATTATACCTGATGGAGACCAAGTTTTCCACTGTTGTTATAGAAGTTGACAATGCAGATGTCTGGTGACATATTTGGAACTTCATCTTCAATATTAACATCTTTATAATCTTGTCTCAGAAAATCATGAGAAGCTCGAATTGCTCTATCAACTAATTTTCTGAAGAATTCTGGAATTTCAGGTGCTTTGGCACCATCTATTTGGCGATAATCTTCATATAACCTTGACTCCGGATCCCAGTTCTTGCCCAAGCACATCATGTACAAGCGTAACTTTGCACCATCTTTATAACCTGGTCTATAGAACCCTCCGGAATTAATTCCAAGATCTCGGCATTTTTCAACAATTTTAACCTGGCAGGCAAAAAACATAATATGAGAGAAATCCAAACGCACAAACACAATCTGGCACATACACAGGAAATAGCTGCTAATACTTTACGGAGGATCAGTAAAGAGACATCACATGGAATGTGCACTTTCAGTAGTACTTGCAATACCATGTAAAGCATGACTTCATGACTCATTACAGAGTAAAATGAAATAACTATTTGGAGATAAATAAGACTCAATCAATTTCTTCATTTGACATGAAACTTGCTAATTGTCCTCCAAGATGATTGATCAActgaaatttagaaaaaaatattgatcctagaaaaatagagaaatatCTATGATTAAACGATTTAAGGATAATGATATTTATGGGTAGTAAATGCAAACCTGATCACGGTGGCTGATATAATTCTTCAGTAGAATCATCCCAGATCTCAAATATGCATGCTGAGGATGATTCTGGGAGCGTTCAATTTCGTTTCTTTTTTCTCGATTAAGTTCAAGTAAAGATTTCTTCGATGTTACTGGCCCTACTGTTTCATTCCTGCAGATATCAAAAGGATGACCCTCAGCATCACTTTCAGGATTTCTCATCCTGCCTGTCATCCTGCTTGGAGAAGTTCGACACTGTTGAGGTGTCACTCTATTGCTACTCTGACCAGAATTAGAAGACAAGATCACACGTTGTCCAAATAACTAGAAGATTTGCTTGCAGAActataaattcaaatagaaaaaaaattcacaATTTTCATTATTTATGACTGGTTAAGGGTACAAAGAAATTAGAAAAGAAATGCCATAAAAAATCCATGAAATAGGTCAAGTGCTGAATTAGGTATCAAAGGAGATCTTACTTTAGCTATGATAAGTTTTAATATGGTAATAAAGTTCAGAGagggcaaagaaaaaaaaaataaagttagaaTGACAATAACGAATACTAGGAAAAAATTCAAGGGACATTATCAATTTTTGTATCTTTAACTGTACTTGTAATTTGTTACAAATCAAAAAGATGTGCAGTAGTCCTCTGATTACATCTCATGCCAAGCATATCTTGTGTTTTtctaaaattcataattttagatctggcAGCAATTGAGTTCATAGGATGCCTGAATACtagaattttataattaaaaaaagtttGAAGTTTCCTAACTTGGATCGATCAAaattctcaaatcagaaaaagaGTATCGACCCCATAAAGTAAAGATCATGCAGTTCAATGAACAAAGGCAAAAAATTTGTTCTAAAGCAGGTGGCTTTCTATCCAAATCTATTTCCAGCCACAACTATTACATGAATATACCAAAACAAATATATGATTCATCAAATCCTTGAAACCTATCATGCTCTTCCAATTCATGGTGGCAGATCTAGCCTCCTTAGCAGTGTATCCACTATTGAATCGACAGAGCCTTTTGGATAATGCTATTTTCATGTGATACAGACTTTTCATAACAATGACTCCTAAAGCTTTATGTCTCACCTAAACTAAAATTATCAAATTAGAGATAATTGCAATTTCTACAAAACCCCAATAGGTGAACCCAATATTCCTGGAGGCAAATACTAAGAACGAAACTATTGCTGTTTAGCTTGAGCCCTTGATCcatcattctcttaattgagcAGTTAATTTCATAGTACATAACACCGTGCTACTCTTGAATCTTGAGACAGCCAGTAGGCAAAATCTAATAATCCTTACAAAGTATAGAAATCTCATATCCGCTATTAATACCACCGAAAGAAAATTCTATATCATTAGGCTCAGTCTAGTACTCTTATGCATCTGCAGAAAAGCAAAATATTTGATGAACTGAAAACACAAAAATCATAAATTCCAAGAAAATGTTCATTTCCAAGGGGAAAAATTAGCTGGCATAGGCAGCTGTGTCTCCACTTACAAAATAAATGGAACTCAAACAGAAAGTAGACAAAATTTCAAGCATCAAAGTAGCATGAACAATAGTGTGTAATATATAGTACGTTTGATTAGTTCAAGTTCCTCTTTGTGATTAATTTCCcaaaatttttatctttatttacaGCACAAAGAGTAGGAGaaatatcaaaacatatgttgcATTAAGATAATTCTGTTTCAATGGAAAGAAAAGGAGGTGTTGATCTGGCGTTCGAATTCGTCGCTAAGGTGCATTCCTCAAAGCAATAACAGTCTAAGCAACTCTTAATATACACAGTTTGGCAAGGATATAGGAATACAACACAACAGAGGGATAAATAAAACATTGCTCAACAACTCAGATTTTGACCCTAAACCCCAGATTCCTCGATggtcaaaaaaaataaagcatgAATGGTTCCAATTTAAAGTTCAAAACTCGCAAGGAAATCTCGAAGCATCATtgtttatgaattaaagatcctAATTCCGGGATCCGACAACcgattcttttatttatttatttattaaaaaaacgcACACACGTGTGACAAAAAATTATGGAAATATATGCAATatgaaaactaaaaataaaagtGAAACGGCTCACCGGTCCACCGCCGCGAGGAGAGCGTCGGCTTCTCAAATTACTATCCGGGGTTGTGATACCACCCACCGTTTTCTTCTGAGAAGAGGAAGGATGGTAGGAGAAGGTACGACAATTTGGGCGGCGGAGGAGGGGTTTGGGAAAGGGAGAGGCGCGGAGGAGTGGAAGCATATGAGAGAGGAGTTTCTCAAGGGGCTTCGATTGGGAAAGAAGTGGTGCAGTTGGGCTTCTCCGGGAGGGGACGAGATGGCCGATTCTCGAGGCAAATATTTAGCGGGTCGGGCATTTCCGCCGCCACCGCCCACCGGGAGCCCTTCTTTGTACCTTTTGCTGTGGTGCACATGAGCTGCTTGGCTCATATGTAGGGTTGACCCGACTGGCTAAAATTGAGCTTATGGTTCACATAATTTTTTGAACCGAGCTCGTATAGTAAAATATTAGATGCAAaagctcatatatatatatatatattattaatttaatattttattttatttcatttatatTTTGTGGATtgtgattaaaattttagatttgaatttagtTTCAAATATAgtttgattattttttgatttgaatctaattaattttaaatattaattttttttatcaaattaaatttaaatataaatattaagatccgATCAAcctcaaatttaaatattttgatacGCTGGAAGTTAAATTTTTAACTATTCAACTCAGCACAGTCGGTTCAACTCAATGGCACCCATACGTACAGTCACGTTGGTTGCGTAATAGTCGAAGGCCTGCCTCGGAGATCGGAGCTCAGAGTTAGATTTCTCTGCACACTGGATGCTGTTGGTTGGCTGCAATTTTAACGCTTAGTACTCCCAAGCAATGTGGCAGATAACTTTGCAACATACATTAAACCACTGGATAAATTGAAGCTGAAAAACATTACGAGACACATTGAGGAGATCCTAGAATTAGCAAGGAAACCGGCCCGTTTTTTTCcctgataaaaatatgagatgcACAGGAATTGAGTGATTGCACTCCATGCACCAGATAGAATGATCTCGCCCAATTGATCACATGAAATGTAAATGAAAACAAGAATATGTTTTTCATCTTCCAGATTATTGATTGTTTAAACCTTTGCATTAGAGGAAACAGCACCAATAAGGTTCCTCGATCTACTTGAACCACTGGATAGGAGATACAATTACACAAAAACCTGATTAGCATATAGAATACATAAAATAATCTTTCAATATTTTGGAAAATGTAAATTAgtgtttgaataattttttttttcaaaatttggtaCATAATATTGGATGGTGAATTGAAAGATTTCTAACTCGAGGTGAATTTTCTTAAACTCGTGTCATACATTGAATCACAAGAAATGCAGGAGAATGTGACCATATATATAGAAACCTCGTACAATCATTTGAATGCATGAACCAAAACCGAGCAGCGTGAATCATTTCCGCATTCTGCAGTGTAGAACGAAACTTCAGATTGTTCCAAGTGAGCAAATTGATCACCGTATGAATCATTTCATCATTGAGACCACGATCAAGATCATGGCTCCTCAACACATGCCTATAATGGCTGTGCCTGTAGCAGGCGTGCCTTGGTGAAGTTGGcgtcaagaagaaagaggctgcGAATATAACTATTAATGATGAAGTTGATACGATGTGCTTACATATGTGTATGAATAATATGAGTGCAACATGCAATAGCCACTTGTATGTGGCATTTGAATGTTGTGCTTGTCTACTTGTATTCTAATGGGCATTCGTGGCTCATTTTTAAGTAGCAGaagcttcttcttttcttttttctttttttttttcattttaacaTGATGGCCTGCCAGTTTGACGCATGGCTAGGAAGAGGAATTGAACATTGTAGCCGATCAAACCAATAATTCCGCCATGGGGGGCGATGGCTGCCTGCCATGCTTGGAACGAAGCCAAAGAGCTTGCGGGCATCGAACGCCGCAGTGAGGACCTTGAGTTGCACCCGTGAGACGCCAAGAAATTGAATTGGTGATCCTGATGGATTCGAGCCAAATGATGCATAACAAACTTTACAATGAGTGTAAGCTTGATGAGTTCTCCATTGTTTCTCCGCCCTACTGCAGCCTGTAGGAAATATTGGCATGTTAAGGTGTTGGAAGGAATGTTCTACTTGCCAACTATCTTGAGCTATATAAGGTGATGAGAGAGTTGCATGATATATTGGTGTAACTAGCCTCTAGAGGATCTTGATTTCATGAAAGCAAACTTCTTGGTCCAAATCGATGAATGGATGTAACATGGTGGTTCCACGGAAATATCATGAAATCTGAAGTAGTTCTAATAGGTCGATCAGATTCAGATGTGGCGTGGGCCTCGATCTTTGTGTTTCCCTAGTCTGGTTGGGCCTGGACCGGACTTGAAGGGTTCTATGTGGTGAACCATAAATAATTTGAATGCTATTTGGGTCCAGATTAAGACCCAGCCTGATCCAACGACTATCAAATTTGGCAGGTAAGAAGAGTTCGTAGTGcgaggaaaggaagagaggtcCGTGGATTGCCTGATGACTCGAACCCCACAACTTTATGTTTGGTTTTAGCATCAACAATGGAGCCCAAACTTGATGGAAACTGCTTGCTCCCAAgttggaaggaagaaagaaaaaaatgatggaaaCTACATGTTGATAACCTCATAGAAGAAGATAATATTTGGTCCAGCTAACTATGAGTATATGGCGAGGGGTCAATGTTTGTTAGGTCTGTAGGTTGACGCGGTTCAGTTAGCAAGTTCTCCTGTCAATTGCATCATGATGCAAAAGACTGGTGGTGATGTTTAATTGATGAGTTCTTGTGAAGATGGAATTCATGTGCGCTATTGGATGTGATTCATGGTCCCATGGTGTTCCCAACAAGTTGTGGACCCGTATACTGCCAttggttgctttttttttttattttaatacaaACGGACAATCACACAACTTTGATGTGTGCACAGCTCACAAAGTCAGTGTATACAAGATCCTACAGAGCCGACAGACACAACTCACTCTGTCTCCAGGTCTAATCTCTAAAATGCTCTACTATATAAGTTGCAATCTAGTCCGCCATACTATTTGCCTCTCGAAAAATATGTCGGATCTGCATCTCAATTGAAAGACGGAGAACAATCCAGATGTCACAGAGAAGCAGATGAGCCTCCAGCTGCTTGGTGTTATTCCAGTTTCATCAATGACAATGACCGAATCTCTCTTTATAAAAATCCTCTTTACCTGCAGCACTTCTCTAGCAAATGTAATGCCTACTCACACTGTAGGGAGCTCAACATCCTGGACAAAAggttcaaaaagataaaaatctccTACCGCCACTAATTTAGCATCAAAGTTCTGGATAACAAAGCATGCACCGTCTCTGCCATCCTGATACTACCATCAAAGTTTCTATTGATAAACTCCGAGGATGGGGGCTCTCAGGATATAAAGATAATCCACTGAATTATTGTAGGGGCAGCATGAGAGTTCCATGGATAGAAAGCATCAAGAGATAAGCCAGCAGTATTGAATTGGCTGTACTCTACAGCCAAATAAATAGCTCTCTCCAGCATTCGAGAGATAGGACCATCTTATCTTCAAAGATTAAACTGTTTCCGGACAGCCATGGGTTACTTTTAGTGCATGGAACCTAAATCGGTTTTTAGTCGATGCCAAAATCAACTTTACGTTTCTCCTGTCGTATATCTTGGTAGATGTACCCTGTGGTGTATGTTCGAGATGCTCCTGAACTGGACAAAAACCTTGGGACCTGATTATATGGATAAGGGTCGTCATAGCCACTTGGCCTATTGCACAATTAACATTAAGCAATTTTTTACAATATAGCATGATGCTATTAAAATTATACATTTTGACATTTACTTGAAGGAGATGGGTAGCTCAGTTATAAGTGAGAGAGACATTTTGAATACCTCTCCATGCTATCTCCCTTCCACGGCTCTAATCAATTCCACTTAAAAATGAATATTTAATAGTGTGCAGCGGCATTGTAGAGCACTGCACAAAGCTCTATAGTCACCACGAAAAGGACAGTCCATGAGCATCCACTGTATCTATCATATTGGGGGCACATTATTTGATAGTCATTCATTTTCTGATGGCAATCATCGAAAATTATATAGTACTCCATAGTGTAGCTTGCGCATCATAAAGGTTCTTGGCTGATTAAACTCAACAGATTCTTGATGTGGGCAAATGCTGGCAGAAGTGCACCCACCACGCACTCTCCTTTGATGGAAGAATGAGGAGACAAGTAACAGTAAGTTTATAGTTCCACACAGCGTTCATGAGAGTGACTCCTTAGATAACCGTACAAATTCAAGATGAATGCGTGGCCACTTGGCGAGCATAAAATCTACTCTCTATCCGGTGCAAGCGTAATATTATATTATTCACTTTTGTTTCTTCTGTTGCCTTGTCACTAgctcttgcactaaagccaaaacTTGTAGTACTTCCATGCGCCCAATGCATGCTTGTACCCAACCGAGCTTCTTGTCTTTGGCGTTCATCACCTTTTCACCTTACATCATTTATTCACATATTTTACACCCAGGAGATATTTTCCCATCCCCCATCCCTTCCCCCCGCCACAAGATGGCAGCTTATCCTCCACTTTATactttaattagttttgtttctGTTGTCACGGTTGCATGTGAATGTACTCTTCAGGGTCCTCAACTCATGTGACCTTTGGTAGGATATCACGAGAATCCTAGAGAGTAGTCCATAACGGGGTGCAGTTTATCCATGCCCGTCCAATATGTGGCCTTCTTGGTGCCATGCATGCGATTGGCTTGCATGCATGGTGGGGCCTGTCTCCTGAGGCCGAGTGCCAGAAAGCATGCAGTGCGTAGCCCCTCCCTTGCATTGACTAGTTGACTGCAATaggattatatatataatttggtATCCTtcaggagagaaaaaaagaattgCTGGGCACAGGCTCAGAATTTGAAAGTTTAAACTCATGACCTCTAATAACCTATGTTCGTACTGATGTAACTTTTTTGGCAATACGTAGAGTTTTTGTCCTGAACCTCCTCCAAGATAAGTGTCAGGGGACAGATGCTAACCAATTGAGTTAACAATTGTTGCTCTAATATGATGTTAACTAATTAGTGGAGTATGAAGTTTAAGTTGCTAAGTTATGTGTACATTAGGTTTAAACTATTGATGTATATATCCTTCACCAGTTACCTTGGAACAATTCTTACTAATTGACATTCTAACTAATAAGTTCTTGCAGTACTGTTACAGATCCGATTAGTATTGTTTTGCAGTTCCATTTgtcatttttatttatataatagaaAAGCTGAAGCACCGAAGTTGTTCTATTCTTGGTCATTGGAACTAATCCCACTccattctaatttttatttcgTTTCTTTTATTGCTATGTACAAAAGATAGCGTTAGTACATACATGCTAGATAAATGCCAAATggtgatgagatcaaattgaccaCTTAGGTAATCTTGATGAGGTTTGGCCTTATATTCCCTGTGCATGTGTACTATATATTGGAAAAGTGGGATTCATTGAATGTGACTTTTCCCAGCTTGAAGTAATCAACCCCAATTAGGTACTCAGGCTATATATATAGAAATTGCTACCACGAGGAAGTGAATTGTTTGTATCTTTGTACCTGTTTCATTAAATGTCACATGCAgtctttgaaatattatggtagcTAGCTAGGGCATAATGTTAGCACGAACAACGATAGTTAATATTAGCAGGCCCCTGGAGGTGTTTAGCATGTGATCATTTCTAATGGCATGCCTGCCATTGTGCATTTGAGAGGCATTGATGGCTTTGAACCCTCGGTTAATTGACCATCCTTTTCCCTTATTCATGTAGTCTAACAGATACGTACATTCACAAATATAAAGGATATGTAACCTTTTGTTACTCTCGTATAAAAGTTGAGttaaaagatatatttttcaatatcatCAAGGTGACAGGAGAAAGagaaaattattaaatttaaatattgaaatatatatatatttttcgtaTGGTGGATAATTTATACAAATCTAGTATGAACGTGTATAAAATATCAAAATGCAAACTATCACAAAAAAGAGTTGGAATAGCCCTCATGTCCATCCAGAGCACCTTTTTAGAGTGCTCAGCATCAAAGAGGACTACCCAATTTGTTGTATTGTTTGTCTCCCAGTAAACATGCTTAATGATTAAGGAAGTAAAACTCTAAAAAAATCTCCAAATATTATGAAGTAACGAGTGATCAGACTTAGTCTGCCTTTGAATCGAAGCTATCATTGTGGTTGAATCATTCTCAATAACAAGGTGATCCGTATCCAAGCTCAACACCACATGAGCAATGATAGTCCAGGCTGCTCGCAGTTCGATAATTGGGATGATAAGGTCAAAAAGATGTGTGCCATCTATAGTGATCAATCTCGAATCCGATCTCTGAATTACGAACACTGTCATTTTGGAACATTGAAATATAGATTTGAAAAATAGGATACCATAAGTCCAAGAAAATCTTCTCCATGTCAAAATCCATTCAAAGCCCAAACCAATAGTCTCATAATTGTGTATCCCTCTGTTCTTTCCAAGTGTTTTAACCTCCTCTTCCTCGATGTATATTGCATATACattttgcttttatttttttaagaggcTAATCGGCATATATAACATTGTTAAAAGGAAGAGTTAGGGATATTGAAAATACCGCAGTATAACACATAATTTTTGTTTTGCAATGATCGTGTTATGTAATTAAGTAGGCATTGTAAATGTTATTGAATAAACAAAGAGACACACAAGTGGAATTCGTGAAAAGTTATTTAAGTGTTCTGAATAGAGTATACAAAGAGTCATGAGGATTTTTCTCAAAGTTAATTTAGAGTCTATGTACACCTGCCGGAGATTCATCCCTTGTAAGTAAATAGAATCTTAAGCACCCCCAAAATCAGTCCCAtcgaaattttattttgtttaaaattatttaaattttatatacttttcTTATTGTGTATGATCCTAGATGTGCAATCTATATAGGAAGCTAGCTACACCTTGGAGA contains these protein-coding regions:
- the LOC105044779 gene encoding DNA N(6)-methyladenine demethylase ALKBH1D isoform X3 — translated: MLPLLRASPFPKPLLRRPNCRTFSYHPSSSQKKTVGGITTPDSNLRSRRSPRGGGPVKIVEKCRDLGINSGGFYRPGYKDGAKLRLYMMCLGKNWDPESRLYEDYRQIDGAKAPEIPEFFRKLVDRAIRASHDFLRQDYKDVNIEDEVPNMSPDICIVNFYNNSGKLGLHQDRDESKKSLHKGLPVISFSLGDSAEFLYGVERDADNAEKVVLESGDVLMFGGISRLIYHGVSCIHPNTAPKRLIEETKLRPGRLNLTFRQY
- the LOC105044779 gene encoding DNA N(6)-methyladenine demethylase ALKBH1D isoform X2 — encoded protein: MTGRMRNPESDAEGHPFDICRNETVGPVTSKKSLLELNREKRNEIERSQNHPQHAYLRSGMILLKNYISHRDQVKIVEKCRDLGINSGGFYRPGYKDGAKLRLYMMCLGKNWDPESRLYEDYRQIDGAKAPEIPEFFRKLVDRAIRASHDFLRQDYKDVNIEDEVPNMSPDICIVNFYNNSGKLGLHQDRDESKKSLHKGLPVISFSLGDSAEFLYGVERDADNAEKVVLESGDVLMFGGISRLIYHGVSCIHPNTAPKRLIEETKLRPGRLNLTFRQY
- the LOC105044779 gene encoding DNA N(6)-methyladenine demethylase ALKBH1D isoform X1; the protein is MLPLLRASPFPKPLLRRPNCRTFSYHPSSSQKKTVGGITTPDSNLRSRRSPRGGGPSSNRVTPQQCRTSPSRMTGRMRNPESDAEGHPFDICRNETVGPVTSKKSLLELNREKRNEIERSQNHPQHAYLRSGMILLKNYISHRDQVKIVEKCRDLGINSGGFYRPGYKDGAKLRLYMMCLGKNWDPESRLYEDYRQIDGAKAPEIPEFFRKLVDRAIRASHDFLRQDYKDVNIEDEVPNMSPDICIVNFYNNSGKLGLHQDRDESKKSLHKGLPVISFSLGDSAEFLYGVERDADNAEKVVLESGDVLMFGGISRLIYHGVSCIHPNTAPKRLIEETKLRPGRLNLTFRQY